The following proteins come from a genomic window of Enterobacter chengduensis:
- a CDS encoding ATP-binding protein, whose translation MTNALELDFSSDESSAGFRLERLEIFNWGTFNNQVWTFNLEGKNALLTGDIGSGKSTLVDAITTLLVPSHRIAYNKAAGAENKERSLRSYVLGYYKSERLENSMGGKPVALRDHRNYSVILGVFRNEGFGQTVTLAQVFSLKEPAGKPVAFYVVTDNDLSIAQDFSGFGSDINNLRKKLRKNSAEIFDSFPPYGTWFRRRFGINNEQALELFHQTVSMKSVGNLTEFVRSHMLEPFDVAQRITHLIEHFDDLNRAHESILKARRQVDQLRPLVDECDRHALLIQETETMRACRDALAGWFASLKQTLLEKRLLNLKDELQRYQNTLAVTAEQLYEKRSQERQLRADIAANGGDRLEQLRLNISHREQEKNRRLKAADNYNELLGKVNLSAVKDHDEWLATRQLLQIHSDELTDREAELQQQKHELHFKFTRKREIHQQLSAEINNLRSRRSNIDARQITLRAAICEALGLNEEHLPFVGELIAIREEEKAWEGAAERLLHGFGLSILVSDEHYPQVSQWVENHHLNGRLSYFRVNAGMHHAALSPLPGAISEKLQIKPDTLWYDWLERRLLQFNHICCDTLEQFRRETKAITRSGQIKSPGDRHEKDDRHNINDRSRYILGWSNLEKIAVLEKQAGDLEQELAELGKEITSIDVNLKNLQQQRDIYNRLSEHNDYQAMDWQPLAQEIARLEIEKRELEATSDHLAVLSQQLNKILTEIQTLETTHADKIDLRGRTQEKIDRAEESLKEAQAVQITANEQNMPRYYPQLEHWRGEALPSRQINVESCDNCQQEMRNWLQDKIDNEDKKIGRSRDKIINSMTGYNHQYPLETQEIDANIESAHEYRQMLNALQADDLPRFEARFKQLLNENTINDIASFQSHLNRERETIKERIEKINDSLVPIDYNPGRYISLVAQLSADADIRDFQNELRVCTEGALTGSEDEQYSEDKFLQVKRIIERFRGREGLSDHDKRWTTKVTDVRNWFIFSASERWREDDTEHEHYSDSGGKSGGQKEKLAYTILAASLAYQFGLEWGEKRSRSFRFVVIDEAFGRGSDESAEYGLELFKRLNLQLLIVTPLQKIHIIEPYVANVGFVHNEAGKISRLRNISIDVYQQEKAEKKHELDNA comes from the coding sequence GCGATAACCACATTATTGGTGCCATCTCATCGTATTGCCTACAACAAAGCCGCTGGAGCGGAAAATAAAGAACGCTCTCTCCGATCGTACGTGCTGGGGTACTACAAATCAGAGCGCCTGGAAAACAGCATGGGGGGAAAACCCGTCGCACTCCGTGATCATCGAAATTATTCCGTTATTCTTGGTGTTTTTCGTAATGAAGGTTTTGGTCAAACCGTTACTCTGGCGCAGGTATTCTCGTTAAAAGAACCGGCAGGAAAACCGGTCGCTTTTTACGTCGTTACGGATAATGATCTCTCTATCGCACAAGATTTTTCTGGTTTCGGTTCCGATATTAATAACTTGCGTAAAAAACTCAGAAAAAACAGCGCAGAGATATTTGATTCATTCCCACCTTACGGTACCTGGTTCCGTCGCCGCTTTGGCATAAACAATGAACAAGCACTGGAGCTGTTTCATCAGACCGTTTCGATGAAATCAGTCGGTAATCTCACTGAGTTCGTCCGTAGCCATATGCTGGAGCCGTTTGATGTGGCCCAGCGGATTACGCATCTGATTGAACATTTTGACGATCTCAATCGCGCGCATGAGTCGATACTGAAAGCTCGTCGACAGGTTGACCAATTAAGGCCACTTGTTGATGAGTGCGACAGGCATGCGCTTTTGATTCAGGAAACAGAGACCATGCGCGCCTGCCGTGATGCCCTCGCAGGTTGGTTTGCCAGTTTGAAGCAAACACTGCTCGAAAAACGGCTGCTTAACCTCAAAGATGAGCTACAGCGCTATCAAAATACGCTTGCGGTAACGGCTGAACAACTGTACGAAAAACGAAGCCAGGAAAGGCAGTTACGTGCTGATATTGCCGCTAATGGCGGCGATCGACTGGAACAACTGCGCCTGAACATCAGCCATCGCGAGCAAGAGAAAAATCGTCGTCTGAAGGCGGCAGATAACTATAACGAGCTATTAGGTAAAGTTAATCTCTCAGCGGTTAAAGATCATGATGAATGGCTGGCGACACGCCAGCTTTTGCAAATTCATTCTGATGAGCTTACCGACCGCGAAGCCGAGTTGCAGCAACAAAAACACGAGTTACATTTCAAATTTACTCGCAAACGTGAAATACACCAGCAACTGAGCGCTGAAATAAACAATCTTCGTTCACGACGCAGCAATATCGATGCCCGACAAATTACGCTACGCGCCGCTATCTGTGAGGCGCTCGGGCTCAATGAAGAACATCTTCCCTTTGTCGGTGAGTTGATCGCCATACGTGAAGAGGAAAAAGCCTGGGAAGGGGCTGCGGAACGGCTTTTACACGGCTTTGGTCTCTCCATTCTGGTCTCCGACGAACATTACCCCCAAGTCTCGCAGTGGGTTGAAAATCACCATCTCAATGGTCGGTTAAGTTACTTCAGGGTAAATGCTGGTATGCATCATGCTGCTTTATCCCCGCTTCCTGGCGCGATTAGCGAAAAGCTACAGATAAAGCCCGATACTCTCTGGTATGACTGGCTGGAAAGGCGACTACTACAATTTAACCATATCTGTTGTGACACGCTGGAGCAGTTTCGTCGTGAGACTAAGGCAATTACCCGTAGCGGTCAGATCAAATCCCCAGGAGATCGCCACGAAAAAGATGACCGTCATAATATTAATGACCGCAGTCGCTATATTCTGGGATGGAGCAACCTGGAGAAAATCGCCGTACTGGAAAAACAGGCAGGGGATCTGGAGCAAGAGCTAGCAGAGCTCGGAAAAGAGATAACATCAATTGATGTAAACCTTAAAAACCTGCAACAACAACGCGATATTTATAATCGCCTCAGTGAACATAACGATTATCAGGCTATGGACTGGCAGCCGCTGGCGCAGGAAATCGCCCGACTGGAAATTGAAAAACGCGAACTTGAAGCGACGTCCGATCACCTGGCGGTGTTAAGCCAACAACTGAATAAGATCCTGACGGAAATCCAGACGCTGGAGACAACCCATGCGGATAAAATTGATTTACGTGGACGCACGCAGGAAAAGATCGATCGCGCAGAGGAGAGCCTAAAGGAAGCACAAGCTGTGCAAATAACAGCAAATGAACAGAACATGCCTCGCTATTATCCTCAGCTGGAGCACTGGCGTGGAGAGGCTCTCCCAAGCAGGCAAATCAACGTCGAGTCTTGTGATAATTGTCAGCAGGAGATGCGCAACTGGTTGCAGGATAAAATCGACAACGAAGATAAAAAAATTGGCCGGTCCCGTGACAAAATTATCAACAGTATGACGGGTTATAATCATCAGTATCCGCTTGAGACGCAGGAGATCGACGCAAATATTGAATCCGCCCATGAATATCGTCAAATGCTAAACGCATTGCAGGCTGACGATCTCCCCCGTTTCGAGGCTCGCTTTAAGCAGTTGCTAAATGAAAATACTATTAATGATATCGCCAGTTTTCAAAGCCATCTCAACCGGGAAAGAGAGACCATCAAAGAGCGTATCGAAAAAATTAATGATTCTCTGGTCCCTATTGATTACAACCCCGGGCGCTATATTTCACTGGTGGCTCAACTCAGCGCTGATGCAGATATTCGTGATTTTCAGAATGAACTACGCGTCTGCACAGAGGGTGCATTGACGGGCTCAGAAGATGAACAGTATTCAGAAGACAAATTTTTGCAGGTGAAACGTATTATTGAACGCTTCAGGGGCCGGGAAGGGTTAAGCGATCATGACAAGCGCTGGACCACGAAGGTGACGGATGTGCGTAACTGGTTCATCTTCTCAGCTTCCGAACGCTGGCGAGAAGATGATACCGAGCATGAACATTATTCAGACTCTGGCGGTAAATCCGGCGGTCAGAAAGAGAAACTTGCCTATACCATTCTTGCCGCCAGCCTGGCTTATCAGTTCGGCCTTGAGTGGGGTGAAAAACGCTCACGCTCATTCCGCTTCGTCGTCATTGATGAGGCATTCGGCCGGGGTTCAGATGAATCTGCGGAGTATGGTCTGGAGCTCTTTAAGCGCTTAAATCTGCAATTACTGATCGTCACACCATTGCAAAAAATCCATATTATCGAACCGTATGTCGCCAACGTGGGGTTTGTGCACAACGAGGCCGGAAAGATTTCTCGGCTGCGTAACATCAGTATTGACGTCTATCAGCAGGAAAAAGCAGAGAAAAAACATGAGCTGGACAACGCCTGA